The following are encoded together in the Halorubrum lacusprofundi ATCC 49239 genome:
- a CDS encoding winged helix-turn-helix domain-containing protein, producing the protein MPTADQPKITTTAEMWDVVSDQPPSAKLVVKVLEYNGTLTQSELADKTRLSSRTVRHGLTKLEEAGVVVSEISLSDARQNLYSLKIDP; encoded by the coding sequence ATGCCGACAGCTGACCAACCTAAAATCACGACCACCGCAGAAATGTGGGACGTTGTCAGCGATCAGCCTCCCAGCGCGAAATTGGTTGTCAAAGTTCTCGAATACAATGGAACGCTCACCCAGTCTGAACTCGCAGACAAAACACGACTCTCATCACGAACTGTTCGACACGGGTTGACGAAACTCGAAGAAGCCGGTGTCGTCGTCTCTGAAATCTCACTCTCTGATGCCCGGCAAAACCTCTACTCTCTCAAAATTGATCCGTGA
- a CDS encoding TRAM domain-containing protein — protein MEISEQLNCLFSAAVKETADTYVIEVPHEEVTEGFVDKEEIHQVALLSTGRSSVGRESSGSSQEDGEIQDPPVSEGDKRIVEISETGDQGDGLTRVERGFVVIVPGAQVGDRVRIYIETVRDTVAFGEVVERLDYEN, from the coding sequence ATGGAAATATCTGAGCAACTCAACTGTTTGTTTTCAGCAGCCGTCAAGGAGACAGCAGATACGTACGTGATCGAAGTTCCACACGAGGAGGTCACTGAGGGGTTTGTCGACAAAGAGGAGATCCATCAGGTTGCACTGTTGTCGACCGGAAGGTCATCTGTAGGGAGAGAATCATCCGGTAGCTCTCAGGAAGACGGAGAGATCCAGGACCCACCGGTAAGTGAAGGAGACAAGCGGATAGTCGAGATATCAGAGACGGGTGATCAGGGTGATGGACTCACACGTGTGGAACGTGGATTTGTGGTGATCGTTCCTGGTGCACAGGTGGGCGACCGTGTTCGAATATACATAGAGACGGTCCGTGATACCGTTGCATTCGGGGAAGTTGTAGAACGGCTTGATTACGAGAACTGA